From a region of the Campylobacter sp. genome:
- the acpP gene encoding acyl carrier protein encodes MAVFEDVRDVVVEQLSVSPDQVKLDSKIIEDLGADSLDVVELVMALEEKFGIEIPDSESEKLVSIKDVVDYIENLPKK; translated from the coding sequence ATGGCAGTATTTGAAGATGTAAGAGACGTAGTTGTAGAACAACTAAGCGTAAGCCCGGATCAGGTTAAACTTGACTCTAAAATTATCGAGGATTTGGGCGCGGACTCTCTTGACGTAGTTGAGCTAGTAATGGCTTTAGAGGAGAAATTCGGTATCGAGATCCCAGATAGCGAGTCTGAAAAATTAGTAAGCATTAAAGACGTAGTAGATTATATAGAAAATTTGCCTAAGAAATAA